A portion of the Calliphora vicina chromosome 5, idCalVici1.1, whole genome shotgun sequence genome contains these proteins:
- the LOC135959611 gene encoding activity-regulated cytoskeleton associated protein 1-like, whose protein sequence is MAQMVQMTTEQLQQLIESVRATAASGTIVAETKSKGSFSNCSSRFGGQRDHEAVEEFITSIVTYKEVESISDEDALKGVSLLFYGLASTWWQGVRKEAKTWNDVLALIRDHFSPTKPAYQIYVEIFDKKQEDKTAIDTFVCQKRALLAQLPDGRHDEETEIDLVYGLLNIKYRKHIARHDITTFRELLEKGRIIEHNMMEDEASQQGPLKGAKGTKRCTYCNFRGHTFEQCRKRKSGDNASNSED, encoded by the coding sequence ATGGCTCAAATGGTGCAAATGACTACCGAACAATTACAGCAACTCATCGAGTCTGTACGCGCTACAGCTGCCTCCGGAACTATTGTGGCAGAAACCAAGTCCAAGGGAAGTTTCAGTAATTGTTCTTCCCGCTTTGGTGGCCAACGTGATCATGAAGCTGTAGAAGAATTCATCACCTCAATTGTCACATACAAAGAAGTCGAATCGATTAGTGATGAGGATGCCTTGAAAGGTGTTTCCTTGTTGTTCTATGGTTTGGCCTCAACCTGGTGGCAGGGTGTGCGCAAGGAAGCTAAAACTTGGAATGATGTTTTGGCTTTGATACGTGACCATTTCTCGCCCACCAAACCGGCCTATCAAATCTATGTGGAAATCTTCGATAAGAAACAGGAAGACAAAACCGCTATCGATACGTTCGTGTGCCAGAAGAGAGCCCTATTGGCCCAGTTGCCCGATGGTAGACACGATGAAGAAACCGAAATTGACTTAGTCTATGGTTTGCTCAACATCAAATACCGCAAACATATTGCCCGTCATGACATCACAACTTTCCGCGAACTGTTGGAAAAGGGTCGTATTATCGAGCACAATATGATGGAAGATGAGGCCAGTCAACAGGGTCCTCTAAAAGGCGCCAAGGGCACAAAGAGATGTACGTACTGCAATTTCCGAGGACACACTTTTGAACAATGTCGCAAACGTAAATCTGGCGACAATGCCTCAAATAGTGAagactaa
- the LOC135960106 gene encoding activity-regulated cytoskeleton associated protein 1-like: protein MAQMVQMTTEQLQQLIESVRVSAASGTVVATTKSKGSFSNCSSRFGGQRDHEAVEEFITSIVTYKEVESISDEDALKGVSLLFYGLASTWWQGVRKEAKTWNDVLALIRDHFSPTKPSYQIYLEIFDKKQEDKCAIDTFVCQKRALLAQLPDGRHDEETEIDLVYGLLNIKYRKHIARHDITTFRELLEKGRIIEHNMMEDQSNQTRRR, encoded by the coding sequence ATGGCTCAAATGGTGCAAATGACTACCGAACAATTACAGCAACTCATCGAGTCTGTACGCGTTTCAGCTGCCTCCGGAACTGTTGTGGCAACAACCAAGTCCAAGGGAAGTTTCAGTAATTGTTCTTCCCGCTTTGGAGGCCAACGTGATCATGAAGCTGTAGAAGAATTCATCACTTCAATTGTCACATACAAAGAAGTCGAATCGATTAGTGATGAGGATGCCTTGAAAGGTGTTTCCTTGTTGTTCTATGGTTTGGCCTCAACCTGGTGGCAGGGTGTGCGCAAGGAAGCTAAAACTTGGAATGATGTTTTGGCTTTGATACGTGACCATTTCTCGCCCACCAAACCCTCCTATCAGATCTATTTGGAAATCTTCGATAAGAAACAGGAAGACAAATGTGCCATAGATACATTTGTGTGCCAAAAGAGAGCCCTATTGGCCCAATTGCCCGATGGTAGACACGATGAAGAAACCGAAATTGATTTAGTTTACGGTTTGCTCAACATTAAATACCGCAAACATATTGCCCGTCATGACATCACAACTTTCCGTGAATTGTTGGAAAAGGGTCGTATTATCGAGCACAATATGATGGAAGATCAGTCTAATCAAACAAGGAGACGTTAA
- the LOC135961704 gene encoding activity-regulated cytoskeleton associated protein 1-like has protein sequence MSQMVQMTTEQLQQLIESVRVSAASGTVVAETKSKGSFTNCCSLFGGERDYESVEEFITSIVTYKEVESISDEDALKGISLLFYGFASTWWQGVRKEAKTWNDVLVLIRDHFSPTKPAYQIYLEIFDKKQEDKCAIDTFVCQKRAILAQLADGRHDEETEIDLIYGLLNIKYRKHIARNDIKTFRELLEKGRIIEHNVMEDEANQQGPARGAKGTKRCTYCNYRGHTFEQCRKRKNGDEASNNGD, from the coding sequence atgtctcaaatgGTGCAAATGACTACCGAACAATTACAGCAACTCATCGAATCTGTACGCGTTTCAGCTGCCTCCGGAACTGTAGTGGCAGAAACCAAGTCCAAGGGAAGCTTCACTAATTGTTGTTCCCTCTTTGGCGGCGAACGTGACTATGAATCAGTAGAAGAATTCATCACCTCAATTGTCACATATAAAGAAGTCGAATCGATTAGTGATGAGGATGCCTTAAAAGGTATTTCCTTGTTGTTCTATGGTTTTGCCTCAACCTGGTGGCAAGGTGTGCGCAAGGAAGCTAAAACTTGGAATGATGTTTTGGTTCTCATACGTGACCATTTCTCACCCACCAAACCAGCCTATCAAAtctatttggaaattttcgataagaaaCAGGAAGACAAATGTGCCATAGATACATTTGTATGCCAGAAGAGAGCTATATTGGCCCAATTGGCCGATGGTAGACATGATGAAGAAACCGAAATTGATTTAATCTATGGGTTGCTCAACATCAAATACCGCAAACATATTGCCCGTAATGACATTAAAACTTTCCGTGAATTATTGGAAAAGGGTCGTATTATCGAGCACAATGTGATGGAAGATGAGGCCAATCAACAGGGTCCTGCAAGAGGCGCCAAGGGCACTAAGAGATGTACCTACTGCAATTACCGAGGTCACACTTTTGAACAGTGTCGCAAACGTAAAAATGGCGACGAAGCATCAAATAATGGAGACTAA
- the Tfb1 gene encoding general transcription factor IIH subunit 1 — translation MTTSSEDVLLQMGEVRYKKGDGTLYVMNERLAWMAENRDTVAVSHRYADIKTQKISPEGKPKVQLQVVLHDGNTSTFHFVNRNGQQAMLADRDKVKELLQQLLPNFKRKVDKELEEKNRVLSENPHLFQLYKDLVTSQVLTSDEFWNTHAKEHAMKKVNKKQSIGVSGAFLADIKPQTDGCNGLKYNLTDDIIHCIFKTYPAVKRKHQENVPAKLSEAEFWTKFFQSHYFHRDRITAGTKDIFAECGKIDDQALKAAVLLGAGDPLLDLKQFEDVPLEEGFCSVAGDRNTVNSGNIVHQNMIKRFNQHSIMVLKTCTDVNSSTSGATGPLNNQSKDSKNENGVGEKSKHKEVTQNGGTSTMNSPEKPSKRQRIVDKIHYEDLGDPQVDSDTNLSSEAKRKSQHINLSKVERYLHGPMPSSGYEMHEDSRRMEEIQYQLLRSTENWNQRVPHKVLVSSTAAVNALGELSPGGALMRGFQEQSVGQLVPPDFEKDLRNLYLALSELLKHFWHCFPPTTQDLETKALKMHEALQRFKMAKLQPFEDRCLQKLSPLGGTLTQHLNRLLQSANTKFVTWQERKMRQHK, via the exons ATGACCACTAGCAGCGAGGATGTCCTCTTGCAAATGGGTGAAGTACGTTATAAAAAGGGCGATGGCACCTTGTACGTAATGAATGAACGTTTAGCCTGGATGGCAGAAAATCGAGACACTGTGGCGGTCTCTCATAGATATGCTGACATTAAAa CACAAAAAATTTCTCCGGAAGGCAAACCAAAGGTACAATTACAAGTTGTCCTACATGACGGTAACACGTCCACATTCCATTTTGTCAATCGCAATGGCCAGCAGGCAATGTTGGCCGACCGTGACAAAGTCAAAGAGTTGCTACAACAATTGTTGCCAAATTTCAAACGTAAAGTTGACAAAGAGTTGGAAGAAAAAAATCGTGTGCTATCGGAAAATCCCCATCTCTTTCAGTTGTACAAGGATTTGGTGACCTCTCAGGTTTTGACCAGCGATGAGTTCTGGAATACACATGCCAAGGAACATGCTATGaagaaagttaataaaaaacaaagtatAG GTGTTTCCGGTGCCTTTTTAGCCGATATCAAACCACAGACTGATGGCTGTAATGGCCTCAAATACAATCTCACCGACGACATAATCCACTGTATATTCAAAACATATCCTGCCGTTAAGCGTAAACATCAAGAGAACGTTCCTGCCAAATTGAGTGAAGCCGAATTTTGGACGAAATTCTTTCAGTCTCACTACTTTCATCGTGATCGCATAACGGCGGGTACAAAGGATATTTTCGCAGAATGTGGTAAAATCGATGATCAGGCATTAAAAGCTGCTGTGCTGCTGGGAGCTGGTGATCCTCTGCTCGATCTGAAACAATTCGAAGATGTGCCTTTGGAGGAGGGTTTTTGTAGTGTGGCCGGTGATCGTAATACCGTGAATAGCGGCAACATAGTACATCAGAATATGATAAAACGTTTCAATCAGCATTCGATAATGGTCTTAAAGACTTGTACCGATGTTAATTCTTCTACTAGTGGTGCTACGGGGCCACTAAATAATCAGTCAAAAGACagtaaaaacgaaaatggaGTTGGAGAGAAATCGAAACACAAGGAAGTCACACAAAACGGTGGCACTAGTACGATGAATAGTCCGGAGAAACCGTCTAAACGTCAAAGAATTGTAGATAAGATACACTATGAAGATTTGGGTGATCCGCAAGTTGATTCTGATACAAATTTGAGCTCAGAGGCGAAGAGGAAATCACAACACATAAATTTATCCAAAGTAGAACGTTACTTGCATGGACCCATGCCTAGTAGTGGTTACGAAATGCATGAGGATTCCCGACGTATGGAGGAGATACAATATCAATTGTTAAGATCTACGGAAAATTGGAATCAACGTGTACCTCATAAAGTATTGGTAAGCTCAACGGCAGCCGTAAATGCTTTGGGTGAACTAAGTCCGGGTGGCGCTTTAATGAGAGGTTTTCAGGAACAATCTGTAGGAC AACTTGTGCCTCCGGATTTTGAAAAGGATTTGCGCAATCTATATTTAGCTTTGTCGgaattattaaaacatttttggcatTGCTTTCCACCCACTACTCAGGATTTAGAAACTAAAGCTTTAAAAATGCACGAAGCTTTGCAGCGCTTCAAAATGGCTAAATTGCAACCATTTGAG GATCGCTGCTTACAAAAACTGTCTCCCTTGGGCGGTACTTTAACCCAACACTTGAATCGTTTATTACAATCAGCCAATACTAAATTTGTCACTTGGCAAGAACGCAAAATGCGCCAACATAAATAA